In the Plasmodium yoelii strain 17X genome assembly, chromosome: 3 genome, one interval contains:
- a CDS encoding serine repeat antigen 2 encodes MKTYIPLIFLLYAMLGNDIINCRPVPQHFPYPSTLTGGNNGTTPGGAQKAEKGTTDKNASELESEKDKNSQKSTDPSAPSSSNIATLPGSPDSAKQGSGSDSSDSSDSSDSSDSSDSSDSSDSSDSSDSSDSSDSSDVTRTKEVTPGTPVGTNTSDQQQSQDALQKAAGGPSSDPASISSSEVIVMDISKIKRRSEHRGTVESALLKNYKGVKVTGSCGDEVGIFLEPYIYISVDSKNNVMDLSATFPNVLGQHITIFSKESPMKNLCYDDDHLYYKMLVYLDQDVLTIKWTVFPIDPGMGKCELCANHNSENNVDVKKFRIPKLETPFTTIQVHSLLTKENQVVIKSKDYSLINDMPKKCDKIATKCFLDGKTDIEPCYTCSLLTENFPRTDECYNYSSPLVKEYNQVLAVGQSDEDNVDDKNLSLVDSINNILNDIYKTDEQNNKVLIDVEDLSTNLKKELTYYCQILNEIDTSGTLDIYKIGNSVEIFNNLIRLLKNHQDENKSYMINKLKNPAICMKHVEQWVVNRKGLKLPIILDDSETENKNSEESKNTNISIIYEEGPDGIIDLTKTIDGNTVSGLGVLANKLDAFCNNDFCDRLKDNNSCISNIDVEEQGNCATSWIFASKFHLETAICMKGHDNFTTSALYVANCSKKDPKDKCLTGSNPLEFLDILQANAYLPNESNYPYNYKNVGDSCPETNESWVNLFDKVKLENSNDDTKSIIKGYTSYESKDYKSNMNEFVDIIKNKIKKLGSVIAYVKFSDFMGYDFNGNKVHKLSGSGTPDMIVNIIGYGKYINENNQVKPYWLVRNSWGKHWADEGNFKVDMETPENSEHNFIHTVLVFDLDLPVAQKINNDAPIYNYYLKNSPNFYKNLYYNHVSRKNAKAQADADAAISGQAEEGPTKVEGVSNDKGQTLQSGGGSSQDGTANNVPGSQSGSGITGNGATVKDGATVQAAQGQVANGQTGPGSAVTPSQTVQPSPGGSGLPPTGSDAGSRSPPTGTPSGSRFPPKGSPTVTVLTSSGGNGAQTQTNLNPASGSVQSNSATTAVNTESQANSTKNTEVFHVLKVVRNKKVQTSLIKYNKYNEMGEHSCSRAMSRDPLNKEKCIQFCSDNWDHCYFDLYPGYCLNKLKRDNECNFCAV; translated from the exons ATGAAGACATACATCCCCTTAATTTTCTTATTAT ATGCTATGCTGGGGAATGACATAATAAATTGTCGCCCCGTGCCACAACATTTTCCCTATCCATCCACACTCACTGGTGGAAATAATGGCACAACTCCTGGTGGAGCTCAGAAAGCTGAAAAAGGTACAACAGATAAAAACGCATCAGAATTAGAATctgaaaaagataaaaattcTCAAAAATCTACAGATCCTTCTGCACCTTCATCATCTAATATAGCCACATTACCTGGTTCTCCTGATTCAGCCAAACAAGGTTCTGGTTCTGATTCTTCAGATTCTTCGGATTCTTCGGATTCTTCGGATTCTTCGGATTCTTCAGATTCTTCGGATTCTTCAGATTCTTCGGATTCTTCAGATTCTTCGGATTCTTCTGATGTAACAAGAACCAAAGAAGTAACACCAGGCACCCCTGTTGGAACCAATACATCAGATCAACAACAAAGTCAAGATGCACTCCAAAAAGCAGCTGGAGGCCCCTCAAGTGATCCTGCAAGTATATCTTCGAGTGAAGTAATTGTAATGGATATTTCAAAGATAAAACGTAGAAGTGAACATAGGGGAACAGTTGAATCtgctttattaaaaaattataagggTGTAAAAGTCACAGGTTCATGTGGTGATGAAGTTGGTATATTTTTAGaaccatatatttatattagcGTAGATTCTAAAAATAACGTTATGGATTTATCAGCAACTTTTCCAAACGTACTTGGTCAACACattacaattttttctaAAGAATCGCCAATGAAAAACCTATGCTATGATGATGATCATCTCTATTATAAAATGTTAGTATATCTTGACCAAGATGTATTAACAATTAAATGGACAGTATTTCCAATTGATCCAGGAATGGGTAAATGTGAATTATGCGCTAACCATAATAGTGAAA ataatgtgGACGTAAAGAAATTCAGAATACCTAAATTAGAAACCCCATTTACTACAATCCAAGTTCATTCACTATTAACTAAAGAAAATCAAGTTGTAATAAAGAGCAAAGATTATTCGTTAATAAATGATATGCCAA aaAAATGTGACAAAATAGCTACCAAATGTTTCTTAGATGGAAAAACTGATATAGAACCATGTTATACATGCAGTTTATTAACAGAAAATTTTCCAAGAACTGATGAATGCTATAATTATTCTTCTCCTTTAGTTAAAGAATATAATCAAGTATTAGCAGTTGGACAAAGTGATGAAGATAATGTAGACGATAAAAATTTATCGCTTGTTGAttctattaataatatattaaatgatatatataaaactgatgaacaaaataataaagtttTAATAGATGTAGAAGATTTAAGTACaaacttaaaaaaagaattaacTTATTATTGTCAAATATTAAATGAAATAGATACTAGTGGAACTTtagatatttataaaattggaAATAGTGTTGAAATATTCAATAATTTAATaagattattaaaaaatcatcaagatgaaaataaatcatatatgattaataaattaaaaaatccAGCTATATGTATGAAACATGTAGAACAATGGGTTGTCAATAGAAAGGGTTTGAAATTACCAATAATATTAGATGATAGTGAAactgaaaataaaaattcagaAGAAtctaaaaatacaaatatttcTATAATTTATGAAGAAGGACCTGATGGTATTATAGATTTAACTAAAACAATAGATGGTAATACAGTTAGTGGTTTAGGTGTATTAGCTAATAAATTAGATGCATTTTGTAACAATGATTTTTGTGATAGattaaaagataataatagttGTATATCTAACATAGATGTAGAAGAACAAGGAAATTGTGCAACATCTTGGATATTTGCATCTAAATTTCATTTAGAAACCGCTATTTGTATGAAAGGACATGATAATTTTACTACATCTGCTTTATATGTAGCTAACTGTTCTAAAAAAGATCCTAAAGATAAATGTTTAACTGGATCAAATCCATTAGAATTTTTAGATATATTACAAGCTAATGCTTATTTACCAAATGAATCTAATTATCCatacaattataaaaatgttggTGATTCATGTCCAGAAACTAACGAATCATGGGTTAATTTATTTGACAAAGTAAAATTAGAAAATTCAAATGATGATACTAAATCAATAATTAAAGGATATACATCATATGAATCTAAAGATTATAAATCTAATATGAATGAATTTGttgatattattaaaaataaaataaaaaaattaggaTCAGTTATAGCATATGTTAAATTTAGTGATTTTATGGGTTATGATTTTAATGGAAATAAAGTACATAAATTATCTGGATCTGGTACTCCAGATATGATAGTAAATATTATTGGatatggaaaatatattaatgaaaataatcaAGTTAAACCATATTGGCTAGTTAGAAATAGCTGGGGTAAACATTGGGCAGATGAAGGAAACTTTAAAGTAGATATGGAAACCCCAGAAAATTCTgaacataattttattcataCTGTACTTGTTTTCGATCTTGATTTACCAGTTGCTCAAAAAATCAACAATGATGCTCCCATATACAATTACTATTTAAAGAACTCTCccaatttttacaaaaacCTTTACTACAACCATGTCAGCAGAAAGAATGCAAAAGCACAAGCAGACGCAGACGCGGCCATTTCCGGCCAAGCTGAAGAAGGACCCACTAAAGTTGAAGGTGTGTCAAATGATAAAGGTCAAACACTACAAAGTGGAGGAGGATCAAGTCAAGATGGAACAGCGAATAACGTACCTGGTAGTCAATCTGGATCAGGTATAACAGGAAACGGAGCTACAGTTAAAGATGGAGCAACAGTACAAGCCGCACAAGGACAAGTCGCAAATGGACAAACAGGTCCAGGTTCAGCTGTCACACCGAGTCAAACAGTTCAACCTTCTCCTGGTGGATCAGGATTACCACCTACAGGTTCAGATGCCGGATCAAGATCACCACCTACAGGTACACCTAGCGGATCAAGATTCCCACCTAAAGGTTCACCTACCGTAACAGTATTGACATCTTCCGGTGGAAATGGCGCACAAACTCAAACTAATCTAAATCCAGCTTCCGGTTCAGTACAATCCAATTCAGCTACAACCGCTGTAAATACAGAGAGCCAAGCCAATAGTACTAAAAACACAGAAGTTTTCCATGTTTTAAAAGTTgttagaaataaaaaagttcAAACAAGTTTAATtaagtataataaatataatgaaatggGAGAACATTCATGTTCAAGAGCTATGAGCAGAGATCCACTAAACAAGGAAAAATGTATTCAATTCTGTTCAGATAATTGGGATCATtgttattttgatttatacCCAGGATattgtttaaataaattaaaacgTGATAATGAATGTAACTTTTGTGCtgtataa
- a CDS encoding serine repeat antigen 1, whose amino-acid sequence MRRLPILFILYALLIRNSKEGGLGVNGEGDALTSLPTSGGTEGDTSGKKADGSLSPGPGPTEPGGPAPVGPLPGSPQVEEPKLSTPSVEGSQLESSSLTKDGPKAVGEDGTLISGTEQEGSETDRTKQEKSGSDNNKQGGSPPGKPPGETITQDPSQQKIVDQNGPVKEEPGPKGPVLPPSSPGESPETKSELKTPELGTIGSGGLSPEPGKSNQSDTSIPTGSQSITADQITNTKGETGSPDSVQSIPESSGSSITDPKITKSEPGVSGPDGNLPESVKLDTPTLNGSQPSTDDQKVQAKGENELPNPVQSSSELGDPSKPGPKITNPGSGATGPDGTPSVPTKQGASAPTGPVPGNSDQGNVVSEPKESGDTEGKGNKGSNNPDDPNSKGKQSDNAPGSDNTLQTKKPGTDDASLENAKKLSQDTDNPPKVVEGTEHVEKPTISDSDPSAIKTEVTKGPQAPEIQLPSSEKSNTHTSDPNSDIHSQTLSPPVNNPISTDQDAVNTLESLQSDSPSAESVPSIIESIPFQDFDIKSAMLKNYKGLKITGQCNSSFFMFFVPYVYIDVDTKINQISIFSTKKKVNGTTNDVPTQLIEFKSEDDTLQNQCADNKTFKIVIYLDNGVLHVKWKVYDPSSETEPNTNVDVRKYRLKNIETPITSIQVHNVKRTLKNITIESKNYTINDDLPEKCEAIASDCFLHGNVDTEKCYKCALLYRDTPITDKCYDYLPDDYKESLKTDRLVTAQSEDEINYELMGHIDNVLEGIYNIDEDNNNNNKELKKFEELDDEIKKDMLLYCKELKESDVSGTLEEYALGDVEDIFYNLIQLINNNTGVVISKLKNKLMNPAICLKDVNQWGEKKKGLVLPELSSNNFDNLNDKNDDTTINSKLDEKLEEEGFDGVIDLPLPHENEFEGYTTIADFQYCNNEYCDRLKDNNSCISKIDVEEQGNCATSWLFASKFHLDTIGCMKGHENFSASALYVANCSKKDSKDKCLTGSNPLEFLNIIDENKFLPTTSNLPYSYKKVGEECPKAMDNWTNLWKDVKLLKHENNDKSLNANGYISYQSKDFKDNFSEYINLIKQEIQNKGSIIAYINSKDIISYDFNGSKIHKLCGSDTPDMAVNIIGYGKYINENNQVKSYWLVRNSWGKHWADEGNFKVDIETPENCEHNFIHTFATFNIYIPFVKKNIPSESEINLYYSKNSPDFYNNLYFKNLDATDTNKDSIIEGQNEPAKVADSEETNQLTGDGQLKSQQGGETKELSGSDGEKKENEGVESETLPTDSEGETQKLKQEQQQQQQQQQQQLHSQPQPEPQPEPQPAPQVKVEGQEQVQEQVQEQRADSKQVDGAEITKNVTGQEEKKEIGTENSSSKGKEQQPAAKASEGQQPVNVPEQQAGRAQAADSITKLQAVKIEFMHILKQIKNGRVQMNLVKYGDELNMIDDRMCSRVHAINYDKKDECEKFCITKWSECQTATSPGYCLSKLYESNDCYFCYV is encoded by the exons ATGCGTCGCCTTCCCATTCTCTTTATATTAt ATGCTTTATTAATTCGAAATTCAAAAGAAGGTGGCCTTGGCGTAAATGGTGAAGGTGATGCTCTAACTTCTCTCCCTACTTCAGGTGGTACTGAAGGTGATACATCTGGGAAAAAAGCAGATGGATCACTTAGCCCTGGTCCAGGTCCTACAGAACCAGGTGGTCCGGCACCAGTTGGTCCTTTGCCAGGTAGTCCTCAAGTAGAGGAGCCTAAACTTAGTACTCCATCAGTAGAAGGCTCTCAATTAGAGAGCTCTTCACTAACTAAAGATGGACCAAAGGCTGTTGGAGAGGATGGCACTTTAATTAGTGGAACTGAACAAGAAGGATCTGAGACTGATAGAACTAAACAAGAAAAATCTGGAtctgataataataaacagGGTGGATCTCCACCTGGTAAACCTCCCGGAGAAACCATTACACAAGATCCTTCTCAACAAAAAATCGTTGATCAAAATGGCCCTGTAAAAGAAGAACCTGGACCAAAGGGTCCCGTACTCCCCCCCTCTTCACCAGGTGAATCACCAGAAACTAAATCTGAATTAAAAACTCCTGAACTAGGTACCATTGGATCAGGTGGATTATCGCCAGAACCAGGTAAATCAAACCAATCAGATACTTCTATACCAACTGGTTCTCAATCTATTACCGCTGATCAAATAACCAATACAAAAGGGGAAACTGGATCACCAGATTCCGTACAATCAATCCCTGAATCAAGTGGCTCATCAATAACTGACcctaaaataacaaaatctGAACCAGGTGTCTCTGGACCAGATGGAAATCTACCAGAATCAGTTAAATTAGATACTCCTACATTAAATGGTTCTCAGCCTAGCACGGATGATCAAAAGGTCCAAGCAAAAGGAGAAAATGAATTACCGAATCCCGTACAATCAAGCTCTGAATTAGGTGACCCATCAAAACCTGGCCCTAAAATAACAAATCCTGGATCAGGCGCCACTGGACCAGATGGAACCCCATCAGTACCAACTAAACAAGGTGCTTCTGCACCAACTGGTCCTGTACCGGGAAACTCTGATCAAGGTAATGTTGTATCAGAACCCAAGGAATCCGGTGATACAGAAGGCAAAGGAAATAAGGGAAGTAACAATCCTGATGATCCCAATTCAAAAGGCAAACAAAGTGATAATGCACCTGGATCAGACAATACATTACAAACTAAAAAACCTGGAACGGATGATGCTTCATTAGAAAATGCCAAAAAATTATCTCAAGACACAGACAACCCCCCAAAAGTAGTTGAAGGTACAGAACACGTGGAAAAGCCAACCATATCTGATTCTGATCCATCAGCTATTAAAACAGAAGTAACTAAGGGTCCACAAGCACCTGAAATTCAATTACCTAGTTCAGAAAAAAGTAATACACATACATCTGATCCTAATTCTGATATACATAGTCAAACTTTATCCCCTCCTGTTAATAATCCAATTTCGACAGATCAAGACGCTGTAAATACCCTTGAAAGCTTACAAAGTGATAGTCCATCCGCAGAATCAGTACCAAGTATTATTGAATCAATACCATTTCAAGATTTTGATATAAAATCTGCCATGTTAAAGAATTATAAAGGATTAAAAATTACAGGTCAATGTAATTCAAgcttttttatgtttttcgTACCCTATGTATATATTGATGTtgatacaaaaataaatcaaatttctatattttctacgaaaaaaaaagttaatgGCACAACTAATGATGTTCCAACTCAATTAATAGAATTCAAATCTGAAGATGATACTTTACAAAATCAATGTGCAGACAATAAAACTTTCAAAATTGTAATTTATCTTGATAATGGTGTACTACATGTTAAATGGAAGGTATATGATCCATCTTCAGAAACCGAACCaa ATACAAATGTTGATGTAAGAAAATACcgattaaaaaatatagaaactCCAATAACATCTATTCAAGTACATAATGTTAAAAGAaccttaaaaaatattaccaTTGAAAGTAAAAATTATACGATAAATGATGATTTACCAG AAAAATGTGAGGCAATAGCTAGCGACTGTTTCTTACATGGAAATGTAGACACTGAAAAATGTTACAAATGTGCATTGTTATATCGAGATACCCCAATAACAGATAAATGTTATGATTATTTACCCGATGATTATAAGGAATCATTAAAAACTGACAGATTAGTTACTGCTCAAAGTGAAGATGAAATTAATTATGAACTTATGGGACATATCGATAATGTATTAGaaggtatatataatatagatgaagataataataataataataaagaattaaaaaaatttgaagagttagatgatgaaataaaaaaagatatgttattatattgtaaAGAATTAAAAGAATCAGATGTAAGTGGAACATTAGAAGAATATGCTTTAGGTGATGTtgaagatatattttataatttaatacaattgataaataataatacggGAGTAGttatttcaaaattaaaaaataaattaatgaatCCAGCTATTTGTTTAAAAGATGTAAATCAATGgggagagaaaaaaaaaggattAGTATTACCTGAATTGAGTTCAAACAATTTTGACAATTTAAATGACAAAAATGATGATACTACAATAAATTCTAAACTTGATGAAAAATTAGAGGAAGAAGGTTTTGATGGAGTTATAGATTTACCTTTACCACATGAAAATGAATTTGAAGGATATACTACAATAGCAGATTTTCAATATTGCAATAATGAATATTGTGACAGattaaaagataataatagttGTATATCTAAAATAGATGTAGAAGAACAAGGAAATTGTGCTACATCTTGGTTATTTGCATCTAAATTCCATTTAGATACTATTGGTTGTATGAAAGGACATGAAAATTTTAGTGCATCTGCTTTATATGTAGCTAATTGCTCTAAAAAAGATTCTAAAGATAAATGTTTAACTGGTTCAAACCCATTAGAATTCCTTAATATAATTGATGAAAACAAATTTTTACCAACTACATCTAATTTACCATATTCGTATAAAAAAGTTGGAGAAGAATGTCCCAAAGCTATGGATAATTGGACTAACTTATGGAAAGatgtaaaattattaaaacatgaaaataatgataaatcaTTAAATGCTAATGGTTATATATCATATCAAAGTAAAGATTTTAAAGATAATTTTAgtgaatatattaatttaataaaacaagAAATTCAAAATAAAGGTTCTATTATAGCTTATATTAACTCAAAAGATATAATTTCTTACGATTTTAATGGAAgtaaaatacataaattatGTGGATCTGATACTCCAGATATGGCAGTAAATATAATTGGatatggaaaatatattaatgaaaataatcaAGTCAAATCATATTGGCTAGTTAGAAATAGCTGGGGTAAACACTGGGCAGATGAAGGAAACTTTAAAGTTGATATAGAAACACCAGAAAATTGTgaacataattttattcataCATTTGCtacatttaatatttatattccttttgttaaaaaaaatattccaaGTGAATCAGAAATTAATCtttattattcaaaaaattctcCTGATTTTTACAATAATTTGTACTTCAAAAATTTAGATGCAACCGACACAAATAAAGATTCTATCATTGAAGGACAAAATGAGCCTGCCAAAGTTGCTGATTCAGAAGAAACAAATCAACTAACTGGAGATGGTCAACTGAAATCACAACAAGGAGGCGAAACCAAAGAATTATCAGGATCAGatggagaaaaaaaagaaaatgaaggCGTTGAATCAGAAACATTACCAACAGATTCAGAAGGAGAAACTCAAAAATTAAAGCAAGAACAACAGCAACAGCAACAACAACAGCAGCAACAACTACATTCACAACCACAACCGGAACCACAACCTGAACCACAACCAGCCCCACAAGTAAAAGTGGAAGGACAAGAACAAGTGCAGGAACAAGTACAAGAACAACGCGCAGATAGTAAACAAGTAGATGGTGCagaaattacaaaaaatgtaactggacaagaagaaaaaaaagaaattggCACTGAAAATTCATCTAGCAAAGGAAAAGAACAACAACCAGCTGCTAAGGCTTCTGAAGGACAGCAACCGGTTAATGTTCCTGAACAACAAGCTGGTCGAGCACAAGCAGCAGATTCCATAACCAAATTACAAGCTGTAAAAATAgaatttatgcatatattaaaacaaataaaaaatggtaGAGTACAAATGAATTTAGTTAAATATGGAGATGAATTAAATATGATTGATGATCGTATGTGTTCAAGAGTTCATGCTAtcaattatgataaaaaagatGAATGTGAAAAATTTTGTATTACGAAATGGAGTGAATGTCAAACTGCAACATCACCAGGATATTGCTTATCTAAATTGTATGAATCAAACGATTGCTACTTTTGTTATGTGTAA